A stretch of Spodoptera frugiperda isolate SF20-4 chromosome 6, AGI-APGP_CSIRO_Sfru_2.0, whole genome shotgun sequence DNA encodes these proteins:
- the LOC118267387 gene encoding transcriptional regulator ATRX homolog isoform X8 produces MVRSKAKPCGSSGQNSDIQDASDKDIDGLTNLNTLNKKHRRRDSSSTNNTVTRSGGKKTLTIKTEDMKVTYDDLLSAAASSSEPSDDENMPEEELPTIPSGLNGDSIEHLAKDDLLGESDSSGSQNEKRSEAEETRNEEESEDEQNVKLKRQRKANAISSDSEGGTSHRKQRDEDVRVSDFEDSEDESSESREKRSKRKKKGSESDASGGSSNEGGQKKRRRIKQVKDSDGSGSDTENEGRNKHGRKNIRKVMGKNQLEEATKKAAREEKERIARITERQKLYNNMEFDESGKPDEVVLEKVVLDFDPETKEPLIEVDRGLVKKLKPHQANGIKFMWDACFESVKRIKKDKGSGCILAHCMGLGKTLQVISLTHTLLTHGTLTGVNRVLVVCPLSTVLNWVNEFKMWLKHAHSEFEVDVYELSRYKQNSERAFQLQQWFEGGGVCVLGYEMFRNLSADNNKKFKKKMLRSFQESLVDPGPDLVVCDEGHLLKNEKTSLSQSMNRVKTRRRIVLTGTPLQNNLKEYYCMVQFVKPNLLGKYNEYLNRFVNPITNGQYTDSTEHDIKVMKRRSHVLHKMLDGAVQRRDYGVLAPFLPPKHEYVLFITLSDVQVKLYQFYLDNYSRRPLPGKSSGFLFPDFQSLQRIWTHPLVLKYNSERYEIMQQKKREREEEDSEGSLVDFIDDDSTPEETSTEESTDELSDMSDDSRKKSKKKNKGKKSKGKDSKVGTRRGTRANPVEADEDDPDVAEVVEVRNENPTEWWIKLVEEEELDDMRNSHKLVLLFDILRQCEAIGDKLLVFSQSLYSLDLIEHFLGKVDEATQEGRIDEKLGGHVGSWSPGVDYFRLDGSTSCENRSIWCKNFNREDNPRARLFLISTRAGGLGINLVAANRVVIFDVSWNPSHDVQSIFRVYRFGQKKPCYIYRFLAMGTMEEKIYERQVTKQAISKRVIDEQQIDRHYAENDLAELYKFEARPDEPRPIPALPKDRLFAEMLREHEAQIYKYHEHDSLLENKEEETLSEEERKAAWEDFENEKNRPPPAPFPSAWPMHNGMMPGLLAAQQQQLAYAALAAMLRKDMPNINDNQIRDMLPLIYNSNPGLMQKMSELYKYAPPGMMNPGMMNAVMNSGGGASASSGSAASSLQYEPPWQRQQQQQHHMRLQQLMQQNQMGAKIYAGGLGSRDPVAMALQQQRSREILMAGSRPRGRPPLAARAPPPTTAQDVVNLDSD; encoded by the exons ATGGTACGTTCTAAGGCAAAACCGTGTGGAAGCAGCGGCCAGAATTCTGATATTCAAGATGCATCAGACAAAGATATTGATGG aCTGACAAATTTgaatacattaaacaaaaaacatcgACGGCGTGATTCCTCGTCGACGAATAACACGGTCACCCGAAGCGGTGGTAAGAAGACTCTTACGATCAAAACTGAGGATATGAAAGTAACGTATGATGACCTGCTGTCTGCAGCTGCCAGCAGTTCTGAACCCTCCGATGATGAAAATATGCCTGAAGAAG AGCTGCCCACCATACCATCTGGACTCAATGGCGATAGTATCGAGCATTTAGCTAAAGATGATTTATTAGGCGAGAGTGATTCTTCAGGGTCACAGAATGAAAAGAGAAGTGAGGCGGAG GAAACTCGCAATGAAGAGGAATCGGAGGATGAACAAAA TGTAAAATTAAAACGGCAACGCAAGGCGAATGCGATATCCTCGGATTCTGAAGGTGGAACTTCACACCGTAAGCAGAGGGATGAGGACGTGAGAGTGAGTGATTTCGAGGACTCGGAGGACGAGAGTTCGGAGTCCAGAGAGAAGCGCTCCAAGCGAAAGAAGAAAGGATCTGAGAGTGATGCCTCGGGAGGATCTAGTAATGAAGGAGG cCAAAAGAAACGTCGCCGTATAAAACAGGTGAAGGACAGCGATGGCTCTGGATCAGACACTGAGAATGAAGGGAGAAATAAACATGGCAGGAAGAATATACGTAAG GTTATGGGTAAGAACCAGTTGGAAGAGGCCACTAAAAAGGCGGCTCGCGAAGAGAAAGAAAGGATTGCTCGTATTACAGAGAGACAGAAATTG TACAACAACATGGAATTTGACGAGTCTGGCAAACCGGACGAGGTTGTCTTGGAGAAGGTGGTGTTAGATTTCGACCCTGAAACTAAAGAACCACTGATTGAAGTCGATAGAGGACTTGTGAAGAAACTGAAGCCCCatcag GCTAACGGAATAAAGTTCATGTGGGACGCGTGCTTTGAGAGTGTGAAACGTATCAAGAAGGACAAAGGCTCTGGGTGCATCCTCGCGCACTGTATGGGTCTCGGCAAAACTCTACAA GTAATATCCCTGACGCACACGTTGTTGACGCACGGCACTCTGACGGGCGTGAACCGTGTGTTGGTGGTGTGTCCCCTGTCCACTGTACTTAACTGGGTCAATGAGTTCAAAATGTGGCTCAAACACGCACACTCCGAGTTCGAAGTCGACGTGTATGAGTTGTCCAG GTACAAACAGAATTCGGAGCGAGCGTTCCAACTGCAGCAATGGTTTGAAGGGGGCGGGGTGTGCGTGCTCGGGTACGAGATGTTCCGCAACCTCTCCGCTGACAACAACAAGAAGTTCAAGAAAAAGATGCTGAGGAGCTTCCAGGAGAGCCTTGTTGATCCAG GACCGGACTTGGTGGTGTGTGACGAAGGGCATTTGTTGAAGAACGAGAAGACCAGTCTGTCGCAGTCTATGAACAGAGTGAAGACGCGACGCCGCATCGTCCTCACCGGCACGCCGCTACAGAACAACTTGAAAGAAT ACTACTGCATGGTACAATTCGTGAAGCCGAACCTGCTGGGAAAGTACAACGAGTACTTGAATCGTTTCGTGAACCCCATCACCAACGGACAGTACACTGACTCGACGGAACACGACATCAAGGTCATGAAGAGACGCTCCCACGTACTGCATAAAATGTTGGATGGAGCTGTTCAG AGGAGAGACTATGGGGTGCTGGCGCCCTTCTTACCTCCGAAACACGAGTATGTGCTGTTCATAACTCTGTCCGACGTTCAAGTCAAGCTCTACCAGTTCTATTTGGATAACTACTCTAGAAG GCCGCTACCTGGTAAATCGTCTGGGTTCCTGTTCCCTGACTTCCAATCGCTGCAGAGGATATGGACACATCCACTTGTCCTCAAGTATAACTCGGAAAGATACGAAATTATGCAGCAGAAAAAG AGGGAGAGAGAAGAAGAAGACTCGGAAGGATCATTAGTAGACTTTATAGATGATGATTCTACACCAGag gaaACTTCAACAGAAGAGTCGACGGATGAGCTCTCAGATATGAGCGATGACAGTCGAAAGAAGAGCAAGAAGAAGAATAAAGGCAAGAAAAGTAAGGGCAAGGACTCGAAGGTGGGCACGCGGCGAGGCACCAGGGCCAACCCAG TGGAAGCGGACGAGGACGATCCCGACGTGGCTGAGGTAGTGGAGGTGAGGAACGAGAACCCGACGGAGTGGTGGATCAAGTTGGTGGAGGAGGAGGAACTCGACGACATGCGCAACTCGCACAAACTCGTCTTGTTGTTCGATATCCTGCGCCAGTGCGAAGCCATCGGGGATAAACT GTTGGTGTTTTCGCAGTCGTTGTACTCTCTAGATCTGATAGAACACTTCCTAGGTAAAGTAGATGAAGCGACGCAAGAGGGACGTATCGACGAGAAACTCGGAGGACATGTCG GTTCATGGTCGCCCGGCGTAGACTACTTCAGGCTGGATGGGTCTACATCGTGTGAGAACAGATCTATTTGGTGTAAGAACTTCAACAGAGAAGATAATCCCAGAGCTAG GTTATTCCTAATATCGACTCGCGCGGGTGGCCTGGGCATCAACTTGGTGGCTGCCAACCGAGTGGTCATCTTCGATGTCTCATGGAACCCCTCACACGATGTGCAAAGTATATTCAGGGTCTACCGGTTCGGGCAGAAGAAACCTTGCTATATTTACAGATTTTTAGCTATG GGTACAATGGAGGAGAAAATCTATGAGCGTCAAGTGACGAAGCAGGCGATCTCTAAGCGAGTGATCGACGAGCAACAGATCGACCGACACTACGCGGAGAACGACCTCGCCGAGCTGTACAAGTTCGAGGCGCGCCCGGACGAGCCCCGCCCCATACCCGCGCTGCCCAAAGACAGACTCTTCGCGGAAATGCTCAGGGAACACGAGGCTCAG ATTTACAAGTACCACGAGCACGATTCTCTGCTGGAGAACAAGGAGGAGGAGACTCTGAGCGAGGAGGAGCGGAAGGCAGCCTGGGAGGACTTCGAGAACGAGAAGAACAGGCCACCGCCCGCGCCATTCCCGTCCGCCTGGCCCATGCACAATGGAATGA TGCCGGGTCTGCTGGCGGCGCAGCAGCAACAGCTGGCGTACGCGGCGCTGGCCGCCATGTTGCGCAAGGACATGCCCAACATCAACGACAACCAGATCCGGGACATGCTGCCGCTCATATACAACTCTAACCCCGGG ttgaTGCAGAAAATGTCTGAACTCTACAAGTATGCACCACCGGGCATGATGAATCCCGGTATGATGAATGCTGTCATGAATTCTG GTGGCGGTGCGAGTGCGTCGAGCGGTAGCGCGGCCAGCTCGCTGCAGTACGAGCCGCCCTGGCAGCGccagcaacaacaacagcatCACATGCGCCTGCAGCAACTCATGCAGCAAAAC CAAATGGGTGCGAAGATCTACGCAGGCGGGCTCGGCAGCCGCGACCCCGTGGCCATGGCGCTGCAACAACAACGCTCGCGCGAGATCCTCATGGCCGGCTCCCGCCCGCGCGGCCGGCCCCCCCTCGCCGCCAGGGCGCCGCCCCCCACCACCGCGCAGGACGTCGTCAACCTCGACTCCGACTAG